From Pangasianodon hypophthalmus isolate fPanHyp1 chromosome 30, fPanHyp1.pri, whole genome shotgun sequence, a single genomic window includes:
- the jdp2b gene encoding jun dimerization protein 2 has product MMPTLSPFAGFPASTLSEQLKLAEIFSLQAAMTPSELTHTVKRPLGLLQSEMADEEERRKRRREKNKVAAARCRNKKKERTDFLQKESERLEVVNTELKSQIEELKQERQRLIHMLNLHRPTCIVRTDSVQTPESEKNPLMEHISAS; this is encoded by the exons ATGATGCCGACTCTGTCTCCATTCGCGGGGTTTCCCGCCTCCACGCTGAGCGAGCAGCTCAAACTGGCCGAGATTTTCAGCCTTCAGGCCGCCATGACCCCCAGCGAGCTCACACACACGGTCAAGAGACCACTCGGCCTTCTTCAGAGCgag atggctgatgaggaagagaggaggaagaggaggagagagaagaatAAAGTCGCAGCAGCACGTTGTCgaaacaagaagaaagaaagaaccgACTTCCTCCAGAAA GAGTCGGAGCGGTTGGAGGTAGTGAACACCGAGCTGAAGTCTCAGATCGAGGAACTGAAGCAGGAACGTCAGCGTCTCATCCACATGCTCAACCTCCACCGTCCCACCTGCATCGTCCGCACCGACAGCGTCCAGACCCCCGAGAGCGAGAAGAACCCGCTGATGGAGCACATCTCGGCATCGTGA
- the si:ch211-153j24.3 gene encoding protein c-Fos isoform X1, giving the protein MPKTGSSSRGQLSAKEALAQSSDDGPFVPTVTAIATAPDLKWMVLSTDISSVDPCSEDKQKKTHTPQKKAHTPQKKTHTPQMKREPETGPGFSVGRRKAQKEQLSPEEEERRRLRRERNKLAAAKCRNRRRQLTDSLQAETDSLEEEKAALEAEISGLMKEKEQLELLLMSHKPHCKIPTEVEGEEKKEEEEKEEKEVSDETTQKKSPVLHVTSASTSSVNLEKMAASPVPLHQEPVISGDSDVLLCSSAELEPYIDIKDVAMEELGSKMEYDDDDMDLLVPDIDLSASLGLSEWETLYMSMGGSLEPLTFDFTQAEECEGGKMKPAAENSTLLTL; this is encoded by the exons ATGCCTAAAACCGGGTCCTCGTCTCGCGGCCAGCTGTCTGCCAAGGAGGCGCTCGCGCAG agctcCGACGACGGTCCCTTCGTCCCCACGGTCACTGCCATCGCCACAGCGCCTGATCTGAAGTGGATGGTCTTGTCCACTGACATTTCATCAGTCGATCCCTGCAGCGAAGACAAGCAgaagaagacacacacacctcagaagaaagcacacacacctcagaagAAGACACACACCCCTCAGATGAAGAGAGAACCCGAGACGGGTCCCGGGTTCTCAGTGGGCCGGAGGAAAGCACAGAAAGAGCAG CTGTCtccagaggaggaggagaggaggagactccggagagagagaaacaaactcGCAGCCGCAAAGTGCAGAAACCGCCGACGCCAACTGACCGACAGTCTGCAGGCC GAGACAGACAGTCTGGAGGAGGAGAAAGCTGCTCTGGAGGCTGAGATCAGCGGTCTGATGAAGGAGAAAGAGCAGCTGGAGCTTCTGCTTATGTCCCACAAACCACACTGCAAAATCCCCACTGAGGTGGagggagaggagaaaaaagaggaagaagagaaagaggaaaaggaagTTTCTGACGAAACAACTCAGAAAAAGTCTCCGGTTCTCCATGTCACATCGGCTTCg aCCTCTTCTGTGAATCTCGAGAAGATGGCCGCCTCTCCTGTTCCTCTCCACCAGGAGCCCGTGATCTCAGGAGATTCAGACGTGCTGCTGTGCTCCAGCGCCGAGTTGGAGCCCTACATCGACATCAAGGACGTGGCCATGGAGGAGCTTGGATCCAAAATGGAGTACGATGACGATGACATGGACCTGCTGGTGCCCGACATCGACCTGAGCGCCTCTCTGGGCCTGAGCGAGTGGGAGACGCTCTACATGAGCATGGGAGGAAGTCTAGAGCCTCTGACGTTCGATTTCACTCAGGCTGAGGAGTGCGAGGGCGGGAAAATGAAACCTGCAGCCGAAAACTCCACCCTGCTGACGTTATGA
- the si:ch211-153j24.3 gene encoding protein c-Fos isoform X3 has product MESSDDGPFVPTVTAIATAPDLKWMVLSTDISSVDPCSEDKQKKTHTPQKKAHTPQKKTHTPQMKREPETGPGFSVGRRKAQKEQLSPEEEERRRLRRERNKLAAAKCRNRRRQLTDSLQAETDSLEEEKAALEAEISGLMKEKEQLELLLMSHKPHCKIPTEVEGEEKKEEEEKEEKEVSDETTQKKSPVLHVTSASTSSVNLEKMAASPVPLHQEPVISGDSDVLLCSSAELEPYIDIKDVAMEELGSKMEYDDDDMDLLVPDIDLSASLGLSEWETLYMSMGGSLEPLTFDFTQAEECEGGKMKPAAENSTLLTL; this is encoded by the exons ATGGAG agctcCGACGACGGTCCCTTCGTCCCCACGGTCACTGCCATCGCCACAGCGCCTGATCTGAAGTGGATGGTCTTGTCCACTGACATTTCATCAGTCGATCCCTGCAGCGAAGACAAGCAgaagaagacacacacacctcagaagaaagcacacacacctcagaagAAGACACACACCCCTCAGATGAAGAGAGAACCCGAGACGGGTCCCGGGTTCTCAGTGGGCCGGAGGAAAGCACAGAAAGAGCAG CTGTCtccagaggaggaggagaggaggagactccggagagagagaaacaaactcGCAGCCGCAAAGTGCAGAAACCGCCGACGCCAACTGACCGACAGTCTGCAGGCC GAGACAGACAGTCTGGAGGAGGAGAAAGCTGCTCTGGAGGCTGAGATCAGCGGTCTGATGAAGGAGAAAGAGCAGCTGGAGCTTCTGCTTATGTCCCACAAACCACACTGCAAAATCCCCACTGAGGTGGagggagaggagaaaaaagaggaagaagagaaagaggaaaaggaagTTTCTGACGAAACAACTCAGAAAAAGTCTCCGGTTCTCCATGTCACATCGGCTTCg aCCTCTTCTGTGAATCTCGAGAAGATGGCCGCCTCTCCTGTTCCTCTCCACCAGGAGCCCGTGATCTCAGGAGATTCAGACGTGCTGCTGTGCTCCAGCGCCGAGTTGGAGCCCTACATCGACATCAAGGACGTGGCCATGGAGGAGCTTGGATCCAAAATGGAGTACGATGACGATGACATGGACCTGCTGGTGCCCGACATCGACCTGAGCGCCTCTCTGGGCCTGAGCGAGTGGGAGACGCTCTACATGAGCATGGGAGGAAGTCTAGAGCCTCTGACGTTCGATTTCACTCAGGCTGAGGAGTGCGAGGGCGGGAAAATGAAACCTGCAGCCGAAAACTCCACCCTGCTGACGTTATGA
- the si:ch211-153j24.3 gene encoding protein c-Fos isoform X2 gives MNMLIVVCVCVCQSSDDGPFVPTVTAIATAPDLKWMVLSTDISSVDPCSEDKQKKTHTPQKKAHTPQKKTHTPQMKREPETGPGFSVGRRKAQKEQLSPEEEERRRLRRERNKLAAAKCRNRRRQLTDSLQAETDSLEEEKAALEAEISGLMKEKEQLELLLMSHKPHCKIPTEVEGEEKKEEEEKEEKEVSDETTQKKSPVLHVTSASTSSVNLEKMAASPVPLHQEPVISGDSDVLLCSSAELEPYIDIKDVAMEELGSKMEYDDDDMDLLVPDIDLSASLGLSEWETLYMSMGGSLEPLTFDFTQAEECEGGKMKPAAENSTLLTL, from the exons ATGAACATGCtaattgtggtgtgtgtgtgtgtgtgtcagagctcCGACGACGGTCCCTTCGTCCCCACGGTCACTGCCATCGCCACAGCGCCTGATCTGAAGTGGATGGTCTTGTCCACTGACATTTCATCAGTCGATCCCTGCAGCGAAGACAAGCAgaagaagacacacacacctcagaagaaagcacacacacctcagaagAAGACACACACCCCTCAGATGAAGAGAGAACCCGAGACGGGTCCCGGGTTCTCAGTGGGCCGGAGGAAAGCACAGAAAGAGCAG CTGTCtccagaggaggaggagaggaggagactccggagagagagaaacaaactcGCAGCCGCAAAGTGCAGAAACCGCCGACGCCAACTGACCGACAGTCTGCAGGCC GAGACAGACAGTCTGGAGGAGGAGAAAGCTGCTCTGGAGGCTGAGATCAGCGGTCTGATGAAGGAGAAAGAGCAGCTGGAGCTTCTGCTTATGTCCCACAAACCACACTGCAAAATCCCCACTGAGGTGGagggagaggagaaaaaagaggaagaagagaaagaggaaaaggaagTTTCTGACGAAACAACTCAGAAAAAGTCTCCGGTTCTCCATGTCACATCGGCTTCg aCCTCTTCTGTGAATCTCGAGAAGATGGCCGCCTCTCCTGTTCCTCTCCACCAGGAGCCCGTGATCTCAGGAGATTCAGACGTGCTGCTGTGCTCCAGCGCCGAGTTGGAGCCCTACATCGACATCAAGGACGTGGCCATGGAGGAGCTTGGATCCAAAATGGAGTACGATGACGATGACATGGACCTGCTGGTGCCCGACATCGACCTGAGCGCCTCTCTGGGCCTGAGCGAGTGGGAGACGCTCTACATGAGCATGGGAGGAAGTCTAGAGCCTCTGACGTTCGATTTCACTCAGGCTGAGGAGTGCGAGGGCGGGAAAATGAAACCTGCAGCCGAAAACTCCACCCTGCTGACGTTATGA
- the si:ch211-153j24.3 gene encoding protein c-Fos isoform X4: MVLSTDISSVDPCSEDKQKKTHTPQKKAHTPQKKTHTPQMKREPETGPGFSVGRRKAQKEQLSPEEEERRRLRRERNKLAAAKCRNRRRQLTDSLQAETDSLEEEKAALEAEISGLMKEKEQLELLLMSHKPHCKIPTEVEGEEKKEEEEKEEKEVSDETTQKKSPVLHVTSASTSSVNLEKMAASPVPLHQEPVISGDSDVLLCSSAELEPYIDIKDVAMEELGSKMEYDDDDMDLLVPDIDLSASLGLSEWETLYMSMGGSLEPLTFDFTQAEECEGGKMKPAAENSTLLTL, from the exons ATGGTCTTGTCCACTGACATTTCATCAGTCGATCCCTGCAGCGAAGACAAGCAgaagaagacacacacacctcagaagaaagcacacacacctcagaagAAGACACACACCCCTCAGATGAAGAGAGAACCCGAGACGGGTCCCGGGTTCTCAGTGGGCCGGAGGAAAGCACAGAAAGAGCAG CTGTCtccagaggaggaggagaggaggagactccggagagagagaaacaaactcGCAGCCGCAAAGTGCAGAAACCGCCGACGCCAACTGACCGACAGTCTGCAGGCC GAGACAGACAGTCTGGAGGAGGAGAAAGCTGCTCTGGAGGCTGAGATCAGCGGTCTGATGAAGGAGAAAGAGCAGCTGGAGCTTCTGCTTATGTCCCACAAACCACACTGCAAAATCCCCACTGAGGTGGagggagaggagaaaaaagaggaagaagagaaagaggaaaaggaagTTTCTGACGAAACAACTCAGAAAAAGTCTCCGGTTCTCCATGTCACATCGGCTTCg aCCTCTTCTGTGAATCTCGAGAAGATGGCCGCCTCTCCTGTTCCTCTCCACCAGGAGCCCGTGATCTCAGGAGATTCAGACGTGCTGCTGTGCTCCAGCGCCGAGTTGGAGCCCTACATCGACATCAAGGACGTGGCCATGGAGGAGCTTGGATCCAAAATGGAGTACGATGACGATGACATGGACCTGCTGGTGCCCGACATCGACCTGAGCGCCTCTCTGGGCCTGAGCGAGTGGGAGACGCTCTACATGAGCATGGGAGGAAGTCTAGAGCCTCTGACGTTCGATTTCACTCAGGCTGAGGAGTGCGAGGGCGGGAAAATGAAACCTGCAGCCGAAAACTCCACCCTGCTGACGTTATGA